In Aspergillus oryzae RIB40 DNA, chromosome 6, one genomic interval encodes:
- a CDS encoding DNA/RNA non-specific endonuclease (mitochondrial endonuclease), whose product MSGVKQAAIAAASAAAGAGAAFLYTSTVQPRQPRPIKPEPTLEIIPPESPGITPIPDIRTKSLPVQAPPPGLMITSSISPKVKPEDIRNYGHPGPVADELKALSLYGAYDRRTRNPLWVAEHITRESVAQINATRKNKFREDLSIPKIFRAKVSDYVKCGYDRGHQVPAQDAIWSQKAIDDTFKMSNMCPQVGKGFNSGYWRLFEDFCRNLTSTYPSVRIVTGPLYLPRQGDDGKWRVSYEVIGSKEVPGAEEISEREDHNFAPNVAVPTHFFKIIYGEKEPIDEDGNECSTGEVALGAFVLPNAVIENNKKLADFEVDVAHIERASGLEFVKKLDPKRQTRLCEEVECGFLVKQMNDKMKSKL is encoded by the coding sequence ATGTCTGGGGTAAAGCAAGCAGCGATAGCAGCAGCCAGCGCTGCTGCAGGCGCAGGTGCAGCGTTTCTGTACACGTCAACAGTTCAACCACGTCAGCCCCGGCCGATTAAGCCTGAACCGACGCTTGAGATCATTCCTCCCGAATCACCAGGCATCACTCCGATACCCGATATACGAACCAAAAGTCTTCCCGTCCAAGCTCCCCCTCCCGGCCTTATGATAACATCCTCTATCTCTCCCAAGGTGAAACCAGAAGACATTCGGAATTACGGCCACCCCGGCCCAGTGGCAGACGAGTTGAAAGCCCTTTCTCTGTACGGGGCATATGACCGGCGCACACGAAATCCACTATGGGTCGCAGAACATATAACACGAGAATCTGTGGCTCAAATCAATGCAACGCGAAAGAATAAGTTTCGGGAAGATCTAAGTATCCCCAAGATATTCCGCGCAAAAGTGAGCGACTACGTCAAGTGCGGGTATGACCGTGGCCATCAGGTCCCTGCTCAAGATGCGATATGGTCGCAAAAGGCTATCGACGACACCTTCAAGATGTCCAACATGTGCCCACAGGTGGGCAAGGGGTTTAACAGTGGGTACTGGCGGCTCTTCGAGGACTTTTGCCGTAATTTGACCTCAACGTATCCCTCGGTACGGATCGTGACCGGTCCTTTATACTTGCCACGTCAAGGTGACGATGGCAAATGGCGTGTTAGCTATGAAGTTATTGGATCGAAAGAGGTTCCCGGCGCAGAGGAAATTAGCGAGCGGGAGGATCACAATTTTGCGCCGAATGTTGCAGTCCCTACGCATTTCTTCAAGATTATTTATGGTGAGAAAGAACCCATTGACGAAGACGGGAATGAGTGTTCCACCGGTGAAGTTGCACTTGGGGCGTTTGTCCTGCCAAATGCTGTGATAGAAAACAATAAGAAGCTGGCAGACTTTGAGGTCGATGTCGCCCACATCGAGCGTGCCAGTGGTCTGGAGTTTGTGAAGAAATTGGATCCTAAGCGTCAGACACGGCTCTGTGAAGAGGTTGAGTGCGGTTTCCTGGTGAAGCAAATGAACGACAAAATGAAAT
- a CDS encoding putative MFS transporter (permease of the major facilitator superfamily) encodes MADIQADRKGISSEHEHIDPPEKPQHLAGVDAETAAYATGPPVEIDKATDRRLFWKVNKRILVCMVGTYFCQALDKGTLGFSSIMGIQEDAGLDSDKYNWLGTILYIGVLVGEYPTNFLAQKLPVAKYLAANVFLWGVVIACSAAATNFPGLMVVRFLLGCFESCVQPIFIQMTSMWYTRKEQPILTSLWNCRGIMAWGTSHYIGHAIKSWQLLFLVLGVATCVWAVFLAWYLPDSPMKAKCFTEDDKRLLVERVRANETGIQNKTFKKYQLVEALTDPIIWLYVLMQVSSTLVLGGLGVFSNIIIKSFGFTTLQTQLLNIAQGAVTSAVMVGGASLSSWTDQTILVMHLWTMQFIWAEGNLLFSVISRNVAGQTKKSTVLAMTFIAWAAGNATAPQIFQSSDAPRYTKGFTAHFCLYGIMNGTLLVTRWLLIRRNKGKTDATSMAVAENGSPEDIGHSGAFLDMTDEENPDFRGFSIH; translated from the exons ATGGCCGACATTCAAGCAGACCGCAAAGGTATTTCGTCCGAACATGAGCATATTGACCCGCCCGAGAAACCTCAGCACTTGGCTGGGGTTGATGCAGAAACCGCAGCATATGCAACTGGTCCTCCTGTCGAGATCGACAAAGCTACCGATCGACGGCTATTCTGGAAGGTCAATAAACGGATACTCGTGTGCATGGTTGGC ACATACTTCTGCCAAGCTCTTGACAAGGGCACTCTGGGTTTCAGTTCGATTATGGGAATTCAGGAAGACGCAGGTCTAGATAGCGACAAATATAACTGGTTGGGGACCATATTGTACATTGGAGTGCTTGTGGGGGAGTATCCGACCAACTTTTTGGCTCAGAAATTGCCGGTCGCTAAGTATCTTGCGGCGAA TGTATTTTTATGGGGAGTGGTCATCGCA TGCAGCGCGGCCGCCACGAACTTCCCCGGATTAATGGTCGTTCGGTTCCTCCTGGG GTGCTTTGAATCCTGCGTCCAGCCAATCTTTATTCAAATGACGTCTATGTGGTATACCCGCAAGGAACAACCAATTTTGACAAGCCTATGGAATTGCA GAGGTATCATGGCCTGGGGCACCAGCCATTACATAGGCCATGCCATCAAATCCTGGCAACtacttttccttgtcctcgGGGTAGCAACTTGTGTCTGGGCTGTATTTCTGGCCTGGTACCTCCCTGACAGCCCGATGAAAGCAAAGTGCTTTACCGAGGATGACAAACGCTTGCTCGTGGAACGGGTTCGGGCGAATGAAACCGGTATTCAAAACAAGACCTTCAAGAAATATCAACTAGTGGAAGCCCTCACCGATCCTATCATCTGGCTTTATGTCCTCATGCAAGTCTCAAGCACACTTGTCCTTGGTGGGCTGGgtgtcttctccaacattATCATCAAAAGCTTCGGATTTACCACGCTGCAAACACAATTGCTCAATATCGCACAGGGTGCTGTCACCAGCGCCGTCATGGTGGGCGGAGCTTCATTGTCATCCTGGACGGACCAAACAATCTTGGTCATGCATTTGTGGACAATGCAA TTCATCTGGGCCGAAGGAAACCTTCTATTCTCGGTGATCTCCCGCAACGTCGCCGGTCAAACGAAGAAGTCGACTGTGCTCGCCATGACATTCATTGCCTGGGCCGCCGGGAATGCAACCGCACCGCAG ATCTTCCAATCCTCCGACGCACCACGCTACACCAAGGGTTTCACTGCCCATTTCTGTCTCTATGGAATTATGAATGGCACGCTGCTCGTTACACGGTGGCTTTTGATCCGTCGgaataaaggaaaaacaGACGCCACTTCTATGGCTGTTGCTGAGAATGGTAGTCCTGAAGATATCGGTCACTCAGGCGCTTTCTTGGATATGACGGATGAGGAGAATCCGGATTTTCGG GGCTTCTCAATTCATTGA
- a CDS encoding glycoside hydrolase family 88 protein (predicted protein): MGKWNKSKLWNVASKALNNAIPPTLCPEYTGADGVTYVYRTLDFWTSGFFPGSLYLLLERQTLYPGFYDIPWRVNKKSPLPHKLQLQHLCQWWTANLHANAAKRDTHDLGFMIAPWAMKAWSLNRDPQAYNSLVLAAHSLASRFDERVQSLRSWDVCHTKRYSFTDPEKDFLVIIDNMLNLDLLFWVAKETGNAKFHDIAVAHARTTAKHHIRSDNSTVHVVNYDTDTGLPKSKFTHQGYSDESCWARGQAWGILGFMQTFEWTGEMEFLTTARSLADYFIRRLPDDGVPYWDFDAPVDSSCPRDTSAGMVAGCGMLLIYKALRGVDEDAAEFYLKSAVRILAGTMNGFMTPGDLRFEVGESDTVVPTYPDDLPEHERRQSGALRVTDSRLTQNGNGTSKNTPETIIDGATINNYEFATRRWANHGLVYADYYFMLMGNMLLELGLVSGTRLL; the protein is encoded by the exons ATGGGAAAATGGAACAAAT CCAAACTCTGGAATGTGGCGAGTAAGGCCCTAAACAATGCAATACCACCAACACTCTGCCCAGAGTACACTGGCGCAGACGGCGTGACCTACGTCTACCGCACCCTCGATTTCTGGACATCCGGTTTCTTCCCCGGCTCGCTGTATCTCCTCCTCGAACGGCAGACGCTCTACCCAGGTTTCTACGACATACCATGGCGTGTCAATAAGAAAAGCCCACTACCTCATAAGCTTCAGCTCCAGCACCTCTGTCAATGGTGGACAGCCAATCTACACGCCAACGCTGCGAAGCGCGATACTCACGATCTGGGATTCATGATCGCACCATGGGCCATGAAAGCTTGGTCTTTGAATCGAGATCCACAGGCCTACAACAGTTTGGTTCTAGCTGCGCACTCTCTTGCTAGTCGGTTCGACGAGCGCGTTCAGTCATTGCGTAGCTGGGACGTATGTCATACTAAGCGGTATTCATTTACCGATCCGGAGAAGGATTTCCTGGTGATTATTGATAACATGTTGAACCTCGACTTGTTGTTCTGGGTTGCGAAGGAGACGGGAAATGCAAAGTTTCACGATATCGCAGTTGCGCATGCGCGGACCACGGCCAAACATCATATCAGATCTGATAACAGCACAGTCCATGTCGTTAATTATGACACTGACACTGGCTTGCCCAAATCAAAGTTCACGCATCAGGGATATAGTGATGAGAGCTGTTGGGCTCGTGGCCAGGCCTGGGGAATACTGGGATTTATGCAGACCTTCGAGTGGACGGGGGAGATGGAGTTCCTCACCACTGCACGAAGCTTGGCGGATTATTTTATCCGTCGGTTACCCGATGACGGGGTACCGTATTGGGACTTTGATGCTCCTGTGGACTCGTCTTGTCCGAGGGATACCTCTGCGGGTATGGTGGCGGGTTGtgggatgttgttgatttATAAGGCGTTGAGAGGcgtggatgaggatgctgCTGAATTTTACTTAAAGTCTGCGGTGAGGATATTGGCAGGGACAATGAACGGGTTTATGACGCCTGGCGATCTGAGGTTCGAAGTTGGGGAGTCTGATACCGTGGTGCCGACGTATCCTGACGATCTGCCTGAACATGAAAGGAGGCAATCGGGAGCGCTTAGGGTTACGGATTCTCGATTGACGCAAAATGGGAATGGTACCTCCAAGAACACACCAGAGACTATCATCGATGGTGCGACGATAAATAACTACGAGTTCGCTACTCGTCGCTGGGCAAACCATGGTCTGGTCTACGCCGATTATTATTTTATGCTGATGGGAAACATGCTCTTAGAGCTAGGGCTGGTTAGTGGGACAAG ATTGTTGTAG
- a CDS encoding putative C6 transcription factor (predicted protein) codes for MLNIMTRRVLSATLFILQCASALPALNSSIETYHFPEGLDRAHSYGIQVKQSTGGVHTVESYSAIVSEANTTSGKGIEHNTSFALFDFEGSVDLIVTYNNGPVKSAVIRPYSYGIKPTVKGNTVSFSLDRPRNVVLQVNDDIFDTLQLFTNAIETDIPSQRDPNVVYFGPGIDNGPSSKNGTLVIPSGKAVYLAPGAVVTSRLAFQNATSGSIQGRGVINPRSSGGILIEWSSNILVKDILILGAKGFSVTTGTSKNITMSGIRSMSSTGNGDGIDFFCSEDVLIDGVFLRNSDDNIALYQHRWNYYGNSKNITVQNSSLWADWAHPINIGTHGNTDKPETMDGVTIRNIDILDHREPQMWYQGCIAINPGDSNLIQNVHIEDVRVEDFRLGQLLNFRVMYNSKYNTSPGRGIRNVYVKDLVYNGSHANPSLFLGYDKDRNISNVTFVNLQVNGKLIDDNMAKPSWYYTADFVPMVDWFHSLLNPKLRRFFPMYRDLSWQEPLFFESTMEAPSRRVGILPKREIVNKSSHWCYAMIFTWTPPDEAFGETPPLLPALLFSFHAGVKQTPQSCNGCPVGNWHSMRQHGRNGRSAQDQPPQQQQGQDTSKPEDDIPACQSCRKKKARCSREQPCSQCERFGVACVYDDRRLKPGLRAGAVDQLYRRIDTLENMFLGQSILWKQVWEALHPNSAFPSAPDENLHNEESTGRQLAGARDAMKKSMLQLAETKDTEGPSIESEHNGDGDCRSPKRRKVDLMSTPQQPSRNATDFDILNSDLVHPLVEFYFTNIHHWIPILHVRRFREQIQFYKGRQKATYILHAIVALCSRFSDDSRLGSDAEKAELAEKCRQKVILSSMESFSVENLQALVIIAFDTIGRGRGPSSWSIVGGMARTVEQLQLSVEEEHLSSHSQSGETLIRRMAFLKPSTSWREAEERRRVFWTVFLMDRFCSVSTGWNISLTSADVKRRLPCEGALWEQETEVRPPYFGISDARAASPHRPLLTESRMAADPKEQDCIGGFAYCIEATESLALVTNFFLHHALDIRDADKAQLWLMRFKELDLRMVQWKLFLPPKWRDASVLNADGIMDPNLTLAHTTHNTAVILLHQGIAYPPLHWQSCPVKLPSTSSAETCLEAASEISTIGQQFLLCSSILTNPQFSFCLFIAGRMLLTHSKYYGTPIPNSLDSLIASLFEISRRWAGPQNVHDNLKDNLASGFAKRLVSAKDSFPTLSKPSLDIRQTAYSENTDHRAPPKRVETISTPSVLERSSVVPNNTYAEQEPPLPIPDNHSDTSSFTDVDPFGISLTDRDQFNSQPSHVSIWNNATSPLYASAPIALDCASPEHPPTTLSPGQRISRYGAVEVDRAVVMGENHAHLNHNS; via the exons ATGTTGAACATCATGACGCGTAGGGTTCTATCGGCCACACTTTTCATCCTGCAGTGTGCCTCCGCTTTGCCCGCCCTGAATAGCAGCATAGAAACATATCACTTTCCAGAAGGGCTGGACCGGGCACATTCGTACGGCATTCAGGTTAAACAATCCACCGGAGGTGTGCATACCGTCGAGTCATACAGCGCCATCGTGTCAGAAGCCAATACCACATCCGGAAAAGGAATCGAGCACAACACTTCCTTTGCGTTGTTCGATTTTGAAGGATCTGTTGATCTCATTGTCACTTACAACAATGGACCAGTCAAGTCTGCCGTCATCAGGCCGTACTCCTATGGCATCAAGCCGACCGTGAAAGGAAATacagtttctttttcattgGATCGGCCACGCAACGTCGTATTGCAAGTGAACGACGATATATTCGACACATTACAGCTCTTCACTAATGCTATTGAGACCGACATTCCGAGCCAGCGTGATCCGAACGTTGTCTACTTTGGACCTGGCATCGACAACGGGCCATCCTCCAAAAACGGAACACTGGTCATTCCATCCGGTAAGGCTGTATATCTCGCTCCCGGTGCAGTTGTCACATCCCGACTAGCCTTTCAGAATGCGACCAGCGGTTCGATCCAGGGTCGAGGCGTGATCAATCCGAGATCATCAGGCGGTATACTTATCGAATGGTCGAGCAATATCTTGGTAAAGGacattctcatccttggagcAAAGGGGTTCTCAGTCACGACGGGTACATCAAAGAATATCACCATGTCGGGGATTCGATCGATGTCTTCCACCGGTAATGGTGATGGGATTgacttcttctgcagcgaGGATGTGCTTATCGATGGAGTGTTTCTACGGAACTCCGATGATAATATCGCACTTTACCAGCACCGCTGGAACTACTACGGGAATTCGAAGAATATTACCGTGCAGAATTCATCCCTCTGGGCGGATTGGGCGCACCCCATAAACATCGGTACGCATGGGAATACCGATAAGCCTGAGACAATGGACGGTGTTACCATCCGCAATATTGACATCCTGGATCACCGCGAGCCGCAAATGTGGTATCAGGGGTGCATTGCGATCAATCCCGGAGATAGTAACTTGATTCAAAACGTTCATATCGAAGACGTGCGAGTCGAGGATTTCCGCTTGGGGCAACTACTCAATTTCCGGGTGATGTACAACTCCAAGTATAACACGTCGCCTGGAAGAGGCATTCGGAACGTCTACGTTAAGGATTTGGTGTACAACGGGTCCCATGCCAACCCTTCGTTGTTTCTGGGATATGACAAAGATCGGAATATCTCTAATGTCACGTTTGTCAACCTGCAGGTGAACGGGAAGTTGATCGATGATAACATGGCTAAGCCTTCCTGGTATTATACTGCGGATTTTGTTCCCAT GGTAGATTGgttccattctcttcttaACCCTAAGCTACGGAGATTCTTCCCCATGTACCGCGATTTGTCGTGGCAGGAACCTCTATTTTTTGAATCAACTA TGGAAGCACCGAGCAGGCGAGTCGGGATATTacccaaaagggaaatagTGAACAAGTCATCTCATTGGTGCTATGCGATGATCTTCACTTGGACTCCACCAGATGAAGCCTTCGGAGAGACTCCGCCACTTCTTCCGGCGCTActtttctccttccatgCGGGGGTAAAACAAACTCCGCAATCATGCAACGGCTGCCCCGTGGGGAACTGGCACTCAATGCGTCAGCACGGCA GGAACGGTCGATCCGCGCAGGACCAACcgccacagcaacaacaaggCCAGGACACATCCAAACCAGAAGACGATATCCCCGCTTGCCAGTCGTgtcgaaagaaaaaagcacGATGTAGTCGCGAGCAACCATGTTCGCAATGTGAGCGTTTTGGTGTCGCATGCGTTTACGATGACCGTCGGCTGAAGCCAGGGTTACGCGCTGGGGCTGTCGACCAGCTCTATCGCCGAATTGATACACTGGAGAACATGTTTCTCGGGCAAAGCATTTTGTGGAAGCAGGTCTGGGAGGCACTCCATCCGAACTCTGCCTTTCCCAGTGCTCCAGATGAGAATTTACATAATGAGGAATCTACAGGTAGACAACTTGCTGGCGCGCGGGATGCCATGAAGAAGTCAATGCTACAACTTGCCGAGACCAAAGACACGGAGGGGCCTTCGATAGAATCAGAACacaatggtgatggtgattgCCGATCGCCAAAGCGACGGAAGGTTGACTTAATGTCTACGCCACAGCAGCCATCACGGAACGCGACAGACTTCGACATCCTCAACTCTGACCTTGTGCATCCTCTTGTTGAATTTTACTTCACGAACATCCACCACTGGATTCCGATTCTACATGTTAGGAGATTTCGTGAACAGATTCAGTTTTACAAGGGACGCCAGAAGGCCACATATATTCTGCATGCTATTGTCGCGTTATGTAGCCGGTTCTCCGACGATAGTCGCCTGGGAAGCGATGCAGAGAAGGCCGAGCTAGCAGAAAAATGTAGGCAGAAGGTCATCTTGAGCAGCATGGAGTCATTCTCAGTCGAGAACCTCCAGGCCTTGGTAATCATTGCTTTTGACACA ATTGGTCGTGGACGCGGTCCATCGTCATGGTCCATCGTAGGAGGTATGGCTCGCACGGTAGAGCAACTTCAGTTAAgcgtggaagaagagcatctTTCAAGCCATTCTCAATCTGGTGAGACATTAATACGGCGCATGGCGTTTCTGAAACCATCCACGTCTTGGAGAGAAGCGGAAGAACGACGACGTGTCTTCTGGACAGTATTCTTGATGGATCGCTTCTGCAGCGTATCTACCGGCTGGAATATCAGTCTGACCAGTGCAGATGTCAAACGGCGACTACCTTGTGAAGGAGCACTCTGGGAGCAGGAAACTGAAGTGAGACCGCCATACTTTGGCATCTCGGACGCAAGGGCCGCTAGCCCACATCGCCCCTTACTGACAGAGAGCCGGATGGCGGCCGATCCGAAGGAGCAGGATTGTATCGGGGGGTTCGCCTACTGCATCGAAGCCACCGAGTCTCTAGCATTAGTCAccaatttctttcttcaccacGCCCTGGACATCCGGGATGCGGACAAAGCGCAGCTCTGGCTCATGCGATTTAAGGAGCTTGATCTCCGGATGGTCCA GTGGAAGCTTTTCCTGCCACCCAAATGGCGGGATGCCTCAGTTCTTAACGCCGACGGTATCATGGATCCTAATCTTACTCTTGCACATACAACACATAATACAGCTGTAATACTCCTCCATCAAGGGATTGCCTACCCGCCATTGCACTGGCAGTCCTGCCCGGTCAAGCTgccttcaacatcatcggcAGAAACATGTCTCGAAGCTGCTTCGGAGATCAGCACGATTGGTCAGCAGTTCCTGCTTTGCTCTTCCATCCTCACCAATCCccaattctccttctgccTGTTTATTGCCGGTAGGATGCTCCTCACGCATTCCAAGTACTACGGTACTCCCATACCCAACTCGTTAGATTCGCTTATCGCCAGCTTGTTCGAGATCTCCCGCCGATGGGCAGGCCCGCAGAATGTGCACGACAATCTCAAGGATAACCTCGCCTCGGGCTTCGCCAAGCGATTAGTTTCAGCGAAGGACAGCTTCCCGACACTATCCAAACCTAGCTTAGATATCCGACAGACAGCATACTCTGAAAATACCGACCATAGAGCACCTCCCAAGCGCGTAGAAACCATTTCTACACCATCAGTACTCGAACGCTCCTCGGTTGTACCAAACAATACGTACGCTGAACAGGAGCCTCCACTGCCTATTCCTGATAATCACTCTGATACCTCG AGTTTCACCGATGTAGATCCGTTTGGTATATCACTGACGGACCGGGATCAATTCAACTCGCAGCCGTCACATGTGTCGATCTGGAATAATGCGACAAGTCCTTTATACGCCAGTGCCCCCATTGCCTTGGATTGCGCGTCACCGGAGCATCCACCCACGACCCTCAGCCCTGGACAAAGGATCAGTCGCTATGGTGCAGTGGAGGTGGATCGAGCTGTTGTCATGGGGGAGAATCACGCACATCTTAACCACAATAGTTAA
- a CDS encoding phenylacetaldoxime dehydratase family protein (predicted protein), giving the protein MSITFSHLITGANCHLDQVTQDGIVSPGIGKTRIWIATWKSIADFEAWWESDSVIKFWSSLPPDAGMWREFVKVPYGRSQYKATQNRQDGQGVHFAHKPTEKNGYWGWIRDSIRELSKENRMDSPLLVPPIPERKASLKEKTLGRVTFNGFPDNLCFNLERQDLSEMTGAERGVWFDQFDQAACKWMDDLAHAAPEAGILTSRMCYDERLGTYKEGDSEFHKYNRKVELFYFMDLRSMERAGRSNKGHVALRNNILKTYGPGGIMSECGKVALWVETNILKAPEIDAEYVGCVPGTGFMAYQNHEAFRCHKEASPCQHAKA; this is encoded by the exons atgtCCAT AACATTCAGTCATCTCATAACAGGTGCCAACTGCCACCTTGACCAAGTAACCCAGGATGGGATTGTTTCCCCGGGAATAGGGAAGACACGAATATGGATTGCCACATGGAAATCGATCGCCGACTTTGAGGCCTGGTGGGAGTCCGACAGTGTTATCAAATTTTGGTCGTCTCTGCCTCCTGATGCAGGCATGTGGCGCGAGTTTGTCAAGGTTCCTTACGGTCGATCCCAATACAAAGCCACACAAAACCGGCAAGATGGGCAAGGGGTCCATTTCGCCCACAAGCCGACTGAAAAGAATGGTTACTGGGGTTGGATCAGAGATTCAATCAGAGAATTGTCAAAAGAAAACCGCATGGATTCCCCTCTGCTGGTGCCACCAATACCGGAACGAAAGGCCtctctcaaagagaagacTTTGGGACGTGTCACATTCAATGGATTTCCAGACAATCTCTGCTTTAACCTTGAGAGACAGGACCTTTCCGAGATGACGGGGGCTGAAAGAGGCGTTTGGTTTGACCAATTTGATCAAGCTGCCTGCAAGTGGATGGACGATCTGGCTCACGCAGCCCCGGAAGCGGGAATTCTAACATCTCGTATGTGCTACGACGAGCGCCTGGGGACCTACAAAGAGGGGGATAGCGAGTTCCACAAGTACAATAGAAAAGTCGAACTTTTCTACTTCATGGATCTTAGGTCTATGGAAAGAGCGGGTCGATCTAACAAAGGCCATGTTGCATTGCGTAACAATATTTTGAAAACATATGGACCTGGTGGGATTATGTCGGAATGTGGGAAAGTAGCCTTGTGGGTGGAGACAAACATACTTAAGGCCCCTGAAATTGATGCTGAGTATGTTGGATGCGTTCCTGGGACGGGCTTTATGGCTTACCAGAACCATGAAGCATTTCGATGTCACAAGGAGGCGAGTCCTTGCCAACATGCAAAGGCATGA
- a CDS encoding RidA family protein (predicted protein), producing MSHLQYFSYKGFGEHMREVLSYSQAVRIGDRIEISGQGGWDPSTRKVHTDLGEEINQAFANVELALKDAGGRGWSQVYRVRIFIVQTNDEVIALLVQNLQKWMPDHKPVLTCVGVNQLALEGMRIEIEAFAHDG from the exons ATGTCCCACCTCCAATACTTCAGCTACAAAGGCTTCGGCGAGCATATGCGTGAAGTCTTATCATATAGCCAGGCGGTACGTATTGGCGATCGCATTGAAATCTCCGGCCAAG GAGGTTGGGATCCAAGTACTCGCAAAGTCCACACGGACTTAGGggaagaaatcaaccaagcATTCGCCAACGTAGAGCTAGCGCTCAAAGATGCTGGTGGGAGGGGCTGGTCCCAGGTCTATCGAGTTCGAATTTTCATCGTACAGACCAATGATGAAGTCATTGCCTTGCTTGTGCAGAATCTTCAAAAGTGGATGCCAGATCACAAGCCTGTGTTGACGTGTGTTGGAGTGAACCAGCTAGCTTTGGAGGGGATGAGGATTGAGATCGAAGCGTTTGCGCACGATGGTTGA
- a CDS encoding uncharacterized protein (predicted protein) — protein MPSESSVDVKDRGGQDDHKDGPTVEAHTTDSESGKGADEMRKPGEIDELPPVEAFKWNVDGDQSPFPEVAACVSNTDDPTMLCNTVRAWILMTTFVMLFSGVNQFFGLRYVC, from the exons ATGCCCTCTGAAAGCTCTGTGGATGTTAAAGACCGAGGTGGTCAAGATGACCACAAGGACGGACCGACTGTCGAGGCTCATACGACAGACTCAGAGTCGGGCAAAGGGGCAGATGAGATGCGAAAACCCGGGGAGATAGACGAATTACCACCGGTAGAAGCATTTAAATGGAATGTGGATGGGGATCAATCACCCT TCCCTGAAGTAGCCGCATGTGTGTCGAACACAGATGATCCGACCATGCTCTGCAACA CTGTTCGAGCATGGATCCTCATGACAACTTTCGTTATGTTATTTTCCGGCGTTAATCAATTCTTCGGCCTGCGATACGTATGTTGA